One region of Microbacterium sp. M28 genomic DNA includes:
- the secE gene encoding preprotein translocase subunit SecE, producing MDQDEPRGEVVAAGGAARVKKLGFFGRIALFFRQVIGELRKVVTPTRKELVKFTLVVLVFVVIVMAFVYGLDTAFSWLTAQVFGVPQ from the coding sequence ATGGATCAGGACGAACCGCGCGGCGAGGTCGTCGCGGCAGGCGGCGCAGCCCGGGTCAAGAAGCTCGGCTTCTTCGGCCGCATCGCGCTGTTCTTCCGTCAGGTCATCGGCGAGCTCCGCAAGGTCGTCACTCCGACCCGCAAGGAACTGGTCAAGTTCACGCTCGTCGTCCTCGTCTTCGTGGTGATCGTGATGGCCTTCGTCTACGGTCTGGACACCGCCTTCTCGTGGCTGACGGCTCAGGTCTTCGGGGTTCCGCAGTAA
- the nusG gene encoding transcription termination/antitermination protein NusG: MSERYSDDADWATAAEQSSEDDEAQEGNVLSAEELSVAPAEHVALHIEGGDEEQDEDGTEDDIDINDPEADAIVNDALNLDEAAESEAAAEVLNDSVAEEAADREADAADEVAPYDGPDVNGDEEADPYEEFRLDLRMLPGKWYVIHSYAGFERKVKANIEQRKSTLEVEDDIYQVEVPMEDVVEIKNGQRKMVTRVRIPGYVLVRMELNEDTWSVVRHTPGVTGFVGNAHNPTPLRFEEAFNMLKSLVEVKDIPTAKNVQSKGGVAVARPVAAEVDFEIGETITIKEGSFAGLPGSISEIKPESGKLTVLVSLFERETPVELSFDQVTKML; encoded by the coding sequence GTGTCTGAACGATATTCCGACGACGCCGACTGGGCGACCGCCGCGGAGCAGTCCAGCGAGGACGACGAGGCGCAGGAGGGCAACGTCCTCTCCGCCGAGGAGCTCTCGGTCGCTCCGGCCGAGCACGTCGCACTGCACATCGAGGGCGGCGACGAGGAACAGGATGAGGACGGCACGGAGGACGACATCGACATCAACGACCCGGAGGCGGACGCGATCGTGAACGACGCTCTCAACCTGGACGAAGCGGCCGAATCCGAAGCCGCCGCCGAAGTCCTCAACGACTCGGTGGCCGAGGAGGCCGCGGATCGCGAAGCCGACGCAGCCGACGAGGTCGCTCCCTATGACGGCCCCGACGTGAACGGCGACGAGGAGGCGGACCCCTACGAGGAGTTCCGTCTGGATCTGCGGATGCTCCCGGGCAAGTGGTACGTCATCCACTCCTACGCCGGTTTCGAGCGCAAGGTGAAGGCCAACATCGAGCAGCGCAAGTCGACGCTCGAGGTCGAGGACGACATCTACCAGGTCGAGGTCCCGATGGAGGACGTCGTCGAGATCAAGAACGGCCAGCGCAAGATGGTCACCCGCGTGCGCATCCCCGGCTACGTGCTGGTGCGGATGGAGCTCAACGAGGACACCTGGTCGGTCGTCCGCCACACGCCCGGCGTCACCGGCTTCGTGGGCAACGCCCACAACCCGACTCCGCTGCGTTTCGAAGAGGCCTTCAACATGCTGAAGTCGCTCGTCGAGGTCAAGGACATCCCGACCGCGAAGAACGTCCAGTCCAAGGGCGGTGTCGCCGTCGCGCGTCCGGTCGCGGCAGAGGTCGACTTCGAGATCGGCGAGACCATCACGATCAAGGAGGGCTCGTTCGCGGGTCTTCCCGGTTCGATCAGCGAGATCAAGCCCGAGAGCGGCAAGCTCACGGTGCTCGTCTCCCTCTTCGAGCGCGAGACCCCGGTCGAGCTCAGCTTCGACCAGGTCACGAAGATGCTCTGA
- a CDS encoding VOC family protein, whose amino-acid sequence MFRGLANLNLVAEDMPTAVDWYSTVFESAPYFVRPEQGPAQYAEWRFGDDEDEFALMDARFRPALAQPGGALVSMHVDDIRASVDRLIGLGATTFDPVTQRGEGWWSASVSDPFGNLLGLIQSPHWAARHAG is encoded by the coding sequence ATGTTCCGAGGACTCGCCAATCTCAATCTCGTCGCCGAGGACATGCCGACCGCCGTCGACTGGTACAGCACCGTGTTCGAGTCGGCGCCGTACTTCGTTCGGCCGGAGCAGGGGCCCGCGCAGTACGCCGAATGGCGGTTCGGCGACGACGAGGACGAATTCGCTCTCATGGATGCTCGATTCCGCCCCGCACTCGCGCAGCCGGGCGGTGCACTGGTCAGCATGCATGTCGATGACATCAGGGCGAGCGTCGATCGCCTGATCGGACTCGGCGCGACGACATTCGATCCGGTCACGCAGCGCGGTGAAGGCTGGTGGTCGGCATCGGTCAGCGATCCGTTCGGCAATCTGCTCGGACTGATCCAGAGCCCGCACTGGGCAGCGCGCCACGCCGGCTGA
- a CDS encoding helix-turn-helix transcriptional regulator has product MIQALLLLQGRPQITAAELAAELEVSVPTARRDLEALAMSGIPIYPTRGRGGGWRLIGGARTDLTGLTEGEATALLIAIAQSAGTDPERVAAIRKFVRAVPEPFRDGVQRVAAATVRDVPWGEAGDHATAATLAQLQRAIARMRQVRIEYDGSHGPSETDTVPLVVGSRGSTWYLLAGSPLDDGTADQRRVRTYRIDRIRALQTLPLRGAAPAGFDSGRAWSEMVQRVEDMRGTVRAVVRVQPWAVRALCDRFGVQARIGTPDAEGAARVEVSAHTVEALAEQLAGWTGAAEVVEPPEVRAALRMLGERITALYSADSA; this is encoded by the coding sequence TTGATCCAGGCGCTGCTGCTGCTGCAGGGACGCCCGCAGATCACCGCCGCCGAGCTGGCGGCCGAACTCGAGGTCTCCGTGCCTACTGCCCGTCGTGATCTCGAGGCTCTCGCGATGTCCGGCATCCCGATCTACCCGACTCGAGGACGTGGAGGCGGCTGGCGTCTGATCGGCGGCGCGCGCACCGACCTGACCGGGCTCACCGAGGGCGAGGCGACCGCATTGCTGATCGCGATCGCGCAGAGCGCCGGAACCGACCCGGAGCGCGTCGCCGCGATTCGCAAGTTCGTCCGCGCGGTCCCTGAGCCGTTCCGGGACGGTGTCCAGCGTGTGGCGGCGGCGACGGTGCGGGACGTGCCGTGGGGAGAAGCGGGCGACCACGCGACAGCGGCGACGCTCGCGCAGCTCCAGCGCGCGATCGCGCGGATGCGACAGGTGCGGATCGAATACGACGGATCGCACGGCCCGTCGGAGACCGACACCGTCCCGCTCGTCGTCGGCAGCCGCGGATCGACGTGGTATCTGCTCGCGGGGTCTCCGCTCGATGACGGAACGGCCGACCAAAGACGAGTGCGGACTTACCGGATCGATCGGATTCGCGCACTGCAGACCCTTCCCCTTCGAGGCGCGGCGCCGGCGGGCTTCGACAGCGGTCGCGCGTGGTCGGAAATGGTCCAGCGCGTCGAAGACATGCGCGGGACGGTGCGCGCCGTGGTGCGGGTTCAGCCCTGGGCGGTCCGGGCGCTGTGCGATCGCTTCGGCGTGCAGGCGAGGATAGGGACACCGGATGCCGAAGGTGCCGCCCGTGTCGAGGTGAGTGCGCACACCGTCGAAGCACTGGCAGAGCAACTGGCGGGCTGGACCGGCGCCGCCGAAGTCGTCGAGCCGCCAGAGGTGCGTGCCGCGCTGCGGATGCTGGGGGAGCGGATCACCGCACTCTACTCGGCTGACAGCGCGTGA
- the rplK gene encoding 50S ribosomal protein L11, whose product MAPKKKVTGLIKLQINAGAANPAPPIGPALGQHGVNIMEFCKAYNAATESQRGNVIPVEITVYEDRSFTFILKTPPAAELIKKAAGVPKGSSTPHTVKVAKITKDQVRQIAETKQADLNANDIEAASKIIAGTARSMGITVEG is encoded by the coding sequence ATGGCACCGAAGAAGAAGGTGACCGGCCTGATCAAGCTTCAGATCAACGCCGGTGCAGCCAACCCGGCGCCGCCGATCGGCCCCGCGCTCGGTCAGCATGGCGTCAACATCATGGAGTTCTGCAAGGCGTACAACGCCGCGACCGAGTCGCAGCGCGGCAACGTCATCCCCGTGGAGATCACCGTCTACGAGGACCGCAGCTTCACGTTCATCCTGAAGACCCCGCCGGCTGCGGAGCTCATCAAGAAGGCAGCCGGTGTGCCGAAGGGCTCGTCGACGCCGCACACGGTCAAGGTCGCGAAGATCACCAAGGACCAGGTCCGTCAGATCGCCGAGACCAAGCAGGCTGACCTGAACGCGAACGACATCGAGGCAGCCTCGAAGATCATCGCCGGCACCGCCCGCTCCATGGGCATCACGGTCGAGGGCTGA
- the rplA gene encoding 50S ribosomal protein L1, which translates to MATKSKAYKAAVEKIEADRFYTPAEAVALAKETGSAKFDSTVEVALKLSVDPRKADQMVRGTVILPHGTGKTARVIVFATGPAAEAAIAAGADEVGGAELIQKVADGWTNFDAAVSTPELMGQVGRLGKVLGPRGLMPNPKTGTVTPNPAKAVEDIKGGKIEFRVDKHANVHFVVGKASFTTEQLNENIDAALEEIVRLKPSSSKGRYIQKGAVSTTFGPGIPLDVNAI; encoded by the coding sequence ATGGCTACCAAGTCCAAGGCTTACAAGGCTGCCGTCGAGAAGATCGAGGCAGACCGTTTCTACACTCCCGCTGAGGCTGTCGCCCTGGCCAAGGAGACCGGCTCGGCGAAGTTCGACTCGACCGTCGAGGTCGCGCTGAAGCTGTCCGTCGACCCGCGCAAGGCGGACCAGATGGTGCGCGGCACCGTCATCCTCCCGCACGGCACCGGTAAGACCGCTCGCGTCATCGTGTTCGCCACCGGCCCCGCGGCCGAAGCGGCGATCGCGGCCGGCGCCGACGAGGTCGGCGGCGCCGAGCTCATCCAGAAGGTCGCCGACGGGTGGACCAACTTCGATGCAGCCGTCTCCACGCCCGAGCTCATGGGACAGGTCGGTCGTCTCGGAAAGGTGCTGGGTCCGCGTGGCCTGATGCCGAACCCGAAGACCGGCACGGTGACCCCGAACCCGGCCAAGGCCGTCGAGGACATCAAGGGCGGAAAGATCGAGTTCCGCGTCGACAAGCACGCCAACGTGCACTTCGTCGTCGGCAAGGCGTCGTTCACCACCGAGCAGCTCAACGAGAACATCGATGCGGCTCTCGAGGAGATCGTGCGTCTGAAGCCGTCGAGCTCGAAGGGCCGCTACATCCAGAAGGGTGCGGTCTCGACCACGTTCGGCCCCGGCATCCCGCTGGACGTCAACGCCATCTGA
- a CDS encoding iron chaperone encodes MGTVDDYLASLGDDDRAAIGRVYEIARDVVPDAEQGVGYGMPALTYRGRPLISVKKAKAHVGLYPFSASVVSALATQLAQHVGGKGTIRFQPGAPLPDDAIRAIVAARRAEIDSAF; translated from the coding sequence ATGGGCACCGTCGACGACTATCTGGCCTCTCTCGGTGACGACGACCGCGCTGCGATCGGTCGCGTGTACGAGATCGCGCGCGACGTCGTGCCCGATGCCGAGCAAGGCGTCGGCTATGGCATGCCGGCGCTCACATACCGTGGCCGTCCCCTCATCTCGGTCAAGAAGGCGAAGGCACACGTCGGGCTTTACCCCTTCAGCGCTTCCGTGGTGAGCGCGCTGGCGACGCAACTCGCACAGCACGTGGGTGGGAAGGGCACCATCAGGTTCCAGCCGGGAGCACCGCTGCCCGACGACGCCATCCGCGCGATCGTCGCCGCGAGGCGCGCCGAGATCGACTCGGCTTTCTGA
- the lysE gene encoding L-lysine exporter, translating into MISILAGLGLGLSLIVAIGAQNVFVLRQGIRREHVLAVVVICAASDAVLIAAGVAGLGFLVEGAPWLLTVARWLGATFLLGYGMLAARRAWRGTGATLDPAQEDTIESETRPSEQLVGTGPSRVATADVTTRTRSVVPVILTALALTWLNPHVYLDTVLMLGSIAATYGDSRWLFAAGAITASCLWFTALGFGARYLGRWLRTPRAWRILDAVIAVVMVAIAIGLILPALPS; encoded by the coding sequence ATGATCTCCATCCTCGCCGGCCTCGGCCTCGGCCTGTCCCTCATCGTCGCGATCGGCGCGCAGAACGTCTTCGTGCTGCGCCAGGGCATCCGCCGCGAGCACGTCCTCGCGGTGGTCGTCATCTGCGCCGCCTCGGATGCCGTGCTGATCGCTGCAGGTGTGGCCGGTCTGGGCTTCCTCGTCGAGGGGGCACCGTGGCTCCTCACCGTGGCGCGTTGGCTGGGTGCCACGTTCCTGCTGGGATACGGAATGCTGGCAGCTCGTCGGGCGTGGCGCGGCACAGGTGCGACACTCGATCCGGCCCAGGAAGACACGATCGAGTCCGAGACGCGCCCGTCCGAGCAGCTGGTCGGCACCGGACCGAGCCGCGTGGCCACGGCCGATGTCACCACGCGAACGCGCTCCGTCGTACCGGTCATCCTCACGGCACTGGCGCTCACGTGGCTCAACCCGCACGTCTACCTCGACACCGTGCTGATGCTGGGCTCCATCGCGGCCACCTACGGTGATTCCCGCTGGCTGTTCGCCGCCGGCGCCATCACGGCCAGCTGCCTGTGGTTCACCGCACTCGGTTTCGGCGCGCGCTACCTCGGACGCTGGCTGCGGACGCCACGCGCCTGGCGAATCCTCGACGCGGTGATCGCAGTCGTCATGGTGGCCATCGCCATCGGCCTCATCCTGCCCGCCCTCCCGAGCTGA
- a CDS encoding LysR family transcriptional regulator ArgP, whose translation MTRIPLDAASTVAAIVDTGSLDQAARALNVTPSAVSQRLKSLEEQIGRVLIIRGRPATATAAGEAVVRLARQVALIEHDALAGLGLDDAAQARVVVPLAVNADSMATWFLPPLARLASERLIDFDLHRDDQNFTARLLESGTVMAAVTSEDTPVAGCTVAPLGVLTYDAMATPEFFRRWFPDGVTRAALRRAPFVDFDRRDSLQHTWLASQGVDELGIPRHYVPASYDYAQAVRLGLGWGMVPTLQEPEGDSATPLRPLGGKPIRVPLYWQQWNLRSVLLDAIAAEIAAEAMRVLAR comes from the coding sequence GTGACCAGAATTCCGTTGGATGCGGCCTCGACCGTCGCGGCGATCGTCGACACGGGCAGTCTCGATCAGGCGGCGCGGGCGCTCAACGTGACGCCCTCGGCGGTCAGCCAGCGGTTGAAGAGCCTTGAGGAGCAGATCGGGCGGGTGCTCATCATACGAGGACGTCCCGCGACCGCCACGGCGGCGGGGGAGGCCGTCGTACGCCTCGCTCGTCAGGTTGCGCTCATCGAGCACGACGCTCTGGCCGGGTTGGGACTCGATGACGCGGCGCAGGCCAGAGTGGTGGTCCCGCTGGCCGTCAACGCGGACTCGATGGCCACGTGGTTCCTCCCGCCCTTGGCGCGTCTGGCGAGCGAACGACTGATCGATTTCGACCTCCACCGAGACGACCAGAACTTCACGGCCAGACTGCTCGAATCCGGGACGGTGATGGCGGCGGTCACTTCAGAGGACACCCCAGTCGCCGGATGCACGGTCGCGCCGCTGGGCGTGCTCACGTACGACGCCATGGCGACGCCCGAGTTCTTCCGGCGCTGGTTTCCCGACGGCGTCACCCGGGCGGCGCTCAGACGCGCTCCCTTCGTGGACTTCGATCGCCGTGATTCGCTTCAGCACACCTGGCTCGCGTCCCAGGGAGTGGACGAGCTCGGGATCCCGCGACACTACGTGCCGGCGTCCTACGATTACGCGCAGGCCGTCAGGCTCGGCCTCGGCTGGGGCATGGTCCCGACGCTGCAGGAGCCGGAAGGTGACTCGGCGACCCCGCTGCGGCCGCTGGGTGGGAAGCCGATCCGGGTTCCGCTCTACTGGCAGCAGTGGAACCTGCGCTCGGTGCTGCTCGATGCGATCGCGGCCGAGATCGCGGCCGAGGCGATGCGGGTGCTCGCGCGCTGA
- a CDS encoding YqaJ viral recombinase family protein, with translation MTPELQARIIADSRDRVAWLRARARGITATDVAGLSGDKSITRAADAKLGGGARFGGNAYTDHGRRREPEIAAWVAATHGIQPSSALFRAELEHRHLATPDGIMEDAAGRVTLAEIKTTNKDWRTIPRTYLRQVWWQQHVLGAERTLFVWEEHDQFRPIHDEPRCVWIDRDDKEIGRLVHMATRLIDELYHRTTGQQPPTRVAPSGDRRDALRERDMFRALALSD, from the coding sequence GTGACCCCCGAACTCCAAGCACGCATCATCGCGGATTCCCGCGATCGCGTCGCCTGGCTTCGCGCGAGGGCCCGCGGCATCACGGCGACCGACGTCGCCGGCCTCTCCGGTGACAAGTCGATCACCCGCGCAGCCGATGCCAAGCTCGGCGGCGGTGCCCGCTTCGGCGGCAACGCCTACACCGACCACGGCCGGCGGCGAGAGCCCGAGATCGCGGCCTGGGTGGCGGCGACGCACGGCATCCAGCCTTCATCGGCTTTGTTCCGGGCCGAGCTCGAGCATCGCCATCTGGCCACGCCGGACGGGATCATGGAGGATGCCGCGGGCCGCGTCACGCTCGCCGAGATCAAGACGACCAACAAGGACTGGCGAACGATCCCGCGGACGTACCTGCGACAGGTGTGGTGGCAACAGCATGTCCTCGGCGCCGAGCGCACCCTCTTCGTCTGGGAGGAGCACGATCAGTTCCGCCCCATCCACGATGAACCGCGCTGCGTATGGATCGACCGGGACGACAAGGAGATCGGGCGGCTCGTGCACATGGCGACGCGTCTGATCGACGAGCTCTACCACCGCACCACGGGCCAGCAGCCGCCGACGCGAGTGGCTCCGTCGGGTGACCGGCGTGACGCGCTACGCGAGCGGGACATGTTCCGCGCCCTCGCCCTGTCCGACTGA
- a CDS encoding glucose-6-phosphate dehydrogenase: MHEETAADTAALEEVTLVIFGACGDLSSRLLLPALGQLLALEPARRISLLGADREDWTDEQLRDVVAASFATADAASAVEQLSIGYRRCDLMEPDQIRALLSQVPRGSALYFAVPPSVAAGACAKLTADDIPADTMLVLEKPFGTDETSAAALNATLARLVPEHQVFRVDHFLGRSTTLNMLGARFANRLLAPVWSAEHVESVSIVFDESLGLEGRAGYYDGAGAMDDMIQSHLLQVLAVLAMEEPAALDEIDFREATTAVLRATRVWNDDPVTASRRARYTAGTVGTASMPSYVDEPGVDPARGTETLAEATFEVRNARWAGVPFTLRSGKAIGDPRQVVSVRFRPVRHLPSGFTGTADGAELRFWLGPDRMDLEINVNGAEDPLELERATLSTEFGEGALRAYAEVLSSILDGDPMLAVRGDAAEQSWRIIDPIARAWASDAVPLEEYAAGSSGPAHWASSH; this comes from the coding sequence ATGCACGAGGAAACCGCAGCGGACACCGCCGCGCTCGAGGAAGTGACGCTCGTCATCTTCGGCGCCTGCGGCGATCTCAGCTCCCGACTGCTGCTGCCGGCACTCGGGCAGCTGCTCGCCCTGGAGCCGGCGCGCAGGATCAGCCTGCTCGGCGCCGATCGCGAGGACTGGACGGACGAGCAACTCCGCGACGTCGTCGCAGCTTCCTTCGCGACGGCGGATGCCGCCTCTGCCGTCGAGCAGTTGTCGATCGGGTATCGGCGGTGCGACCTGATGGAGCCGGATCAGATCCGCGCCCTGCTGAGCCAGGTCCCGCGAGGATCGGCGCTGTACTTCGCCGTACCGCCATCGGTCGCGGCCGGCGCCTGCGCGAAGCTCACCGCCGACGACATCCCCGCCGACACGATGCTCGTGCTGGAGAAGCCGTTCGGGACGGACGAGACCAGCGCCGCGGCTCTCAATGCGACCCTGGCGCGGCTGGTCCCGGAACACCAGGTGTTCCGCGTCGACCATTTCCTGGGCCGCTCGACGACGCTCAACATGCTCGGCGCTCGCTTCGCGAACCGCCTGCTGGCGCCGGTGTGGTCCGCCGAGCACGTCGAGTCCGTCTCGATCGTCTTCGATGAAAGCCTGGGCCTGGAGGGGCGTGCGGGGTACTACGACGGCGCAGGGGCCATGGACGACATGATCCAGAGTCATCTCCTGCAGGTGCTCGCCGTCCTCGCCATGGAGGAACCGGCGGCGCTCGACGAGATCGACTTCCGTGAAGCGACCACCGCGGTGCTCAGAGCGACCCGGGTGTGGAACGACGATCCGGTGACGGCATCGCGGCGGGCCCGCTACACGGCCGGGACGGTGGGCACCGCGTCGATGCCGTCCTACGTCGACGAGCCGGGCGTCGATCCGGCTCGAGGCACCGAGACGCTCGCCGAGGCGACCTTCGAGGTGCGCAATGCCCGGTGGGCCGGGGTCCCCTTCACGCTGCGCTCCGGCAAGGCCATCGGCGACCCCCGACAGGTCGTGTCCGTCCGCTTCCGTCCGGTCCGGCACCTGCCGTCGGGGTTCACGGGCACCGCCGACGGCGCAGAGCTGCGCTTCTGGCTCGGACCGGATCGAATGGACCTGGAGATCAACGTCAACGGCGCCGAGGACCCGCTCGAGCTCGAACGGGCGACGCTGTCGACCGAGTTCGGAGAAGGAGCGCTGCGCGCGTACGCCGAGGTCCTTTCCAGCATCCTGGACGGCGATCCGATGCTGGCAGTGCGCGGAGACGCTGCCGAACAGAGCTGGCGGATCATCGATCCGATCGCCCGAGCGTGGGCGAGCGACGCGGTTCCGCTGGAGGAGTACGCGGCTGGATCATCCGGCCCGGCGCACTGGGCCTCATCGCACTGA
- a CDS encoding glycoside hydrolase family 15 protein — protein sequence MPAPIEDYALLSDCRTAALVSKEGSIDWLCVPRFDSASVFGALLGDPAHGCWSLRPSSGRARVTRSYLPDTFILVSRWESGDGVAEVQEFLALHDERVHLVRRVVGIEGLVDMETELRLHFDYARALPWVRQIGTAAKPALWATAGPDAVVIRGVRLNASDHVHTGAFTVAQGETVDLVLSWFESSLRTPEPIDVDRALEVTRSWWQGWASRIQHQGEHRGAVTRSLLTLRALTHRDTGGIIAAATTSLPEDFGGSRNWDYRYVWLRDAALTLEVLITHGFLREAEHWRRWLLRAIAGEPHEVQIMYGIAGERDLAERELTSFPGYAGAAPVRIGNGAVSQYQGDVIGEVLVALEAARLAGVEETEFSWPLQRALIERVIAGAGRPDNGIWEIRGEPRWFTHSRVMMWAAMDRGVRAVLEHGMTGDVEKWIGTRDALRAEIEDRGVHADGHFVQHYETDEVDASLLVLAQVGFCAANDERMLRTVARMEDTLMRDGLLLRYRAATGVDGLPGDEHPFLACSFWLVEQYAASGRTADAESLMTRLCAFASDVGLLSEEYDPHERRQAGNTPQALSHLTLVRAADALAGHAGRAADRR from the coding sequence ATGCCCGCACCGATCGAGGACTACGCGCTTCTCAGCGACTGCCGGACGGCCGCTCTGGTCTCGAAGGAGGGCAGCATCGACTGGCTGTGCGTTCCCCGGTTCGACTCGGCCTCCGTCTTCGGTGCTCTCCTCGGTGACCCGGCGCACGGATGCTGGAGCCTGCGCCCCTCCTCGGGACGGGCACGGGTGACCCGTTCGTACCTGCCGGACACGTTCATCCTCGTCAGCCGGTGGGAATCGGGGGACGGCGTGGCCGAGGTGCAGGAGTTCCTCGCGCTGCACGACGAGCGCGTCCACCTCGTGCGTCGTGTCGTCGGGATCGAGGGCTTGGTCGACATGGAGACCGAGCTGCGACTGCATTTCGACTATGCGCGAGCGTTGCCATGGGTACGGCAGATCGGGACCGCGGCGAAGCCGGCGCTGTGGGCGACCGCTGGGCCGGATGCCGTGGTCATCCGCGGCGTGCGCTTGAACGCGAGCGATCACGTTCACACCGGAGCGTTCACGGTCGCACAGGGCGAGACCGTCGATCTCGTGCTCAGCTGGTTCGAGTCGTCCCTGCGGACACCAGAACCGATCGACGTCGATCGCGCGCTGGAGGTCACGCGCTCGTGGTGGCAGGGGTGGGCGAGCCGCATCCAGCATCAGGGCGAGCATCGAGGCGCCGTGACGCGTTCACTGCTCACGCTGAGGGCCCTCACCCACCGGGACACCGGTGGCATCATCGCGGCCGCGACGACCTCGCTGCCCGAGGACTTCGGTGGCTCCCGCAACTGGGACTACCGATACGTCTGGCTGCGGGATGCCGCGCTGACGCTGGAGGTGCTCATCACGCACGGCTTCCTGCGCGAGGCAGAGCACTGGCGGCGCTGGCTGCTCCGCGCCATCGCGGGAGAGCCGCACGAGGTGCAGATCATGTACGGCATCGCGGGCGAACGCGATCTGGCAGAACGTGAGCTGACGTCCTTTCCGGGCTACGCGGGCGCAGCGCCCGTCCGCATCGGCAACGGTGCGGTGTCGCAGTATCAGGGGGATGTGATCGGCGAGGTGCTGGTGGCGCTTGAGGCCGCGCGCCTGGCCGGTGTCGAGGAGACGGAGTTCTCCTGGCCGCTGCAGCGTGCCCTCATCGAACGCGTGATCGCGGGGGCCGGTCGCCCCGACAACGGCATCTGGGAGATCCGCGGCGAACCACGATGGTTCACCCACTCGAGGGTCATGATGTGGGCCGCGATGGATCGCGGCGTGAGGGCGGTCCTGGAGCACGGGATGACCGGCGACGTGGAGAAATGGATCGGCACGCGCGACGCTCTGCGCGCGGAGATCGAGGACCGCGGCGTGCACGCGGACGGCCACTTCGTCCAGCACTACGAGACGGACGAGGTGGATGCCTCGCTGCTCGTGCTTGCGCAGGTCGGATTCTGCGCGGCGAACGATGAACGGATGCTGCGCACCGTCGCGCGCATGGAGGACACGTTGATGCGCGACGGGCTGCTGCTGCGCTATCGAGCCGCCACCGGAGTCGATGGGCTGCCGGGCGACGAGCATCCGTTCCTGGCGTGCAGCTTCTGGCTCGTCGAGCAGTACGCGGCGAGTGGCCGGACCGCGGATGCCGAGTCGCTCATGACGAGACTGTGCGCGTTCGCGAGCGACGTTGGACTGCTGTCGGAGGAGTACGACCCGCACGAGCGGCGGCAGGCGGGGAACACGCCGCAGGCGCTCTCGCATCTCACTCTCGTGCGCGCCGCGGACGCGCTCGCCGGCCACGCGGGTCGCGCGGCGGATCGGAGATGA
- the rplJ gene encoding 50S ribosomal protein L10 yields the protein MAQKDASVAELTKSFENSSAVLLTEYRGLTVAQLKELRNSIRQDAEYAVVKNTLTKIAANKAGITALDDDLNGPSAVAFVHGDFVATAKALRDFAKANPLLVIKAGIFEGNALSADEVNKYASLESREVLLAKAAGMMKATMGKAAATIDALREKLETAEAA from the coding sequence ATGGCGCAGAAGGATGCATCGGTCGCCGAGCTCACGAAGTCATTCGAGAACTCGTCCGCCGTTCTGCTGACCGAGTACCGCGGTCTGACGGTTGCCCAGCTCAAGGAGCTGCGCAACAGCATCCGTCAGGACGCTGAGTACGCCGTGGTGAAGAACACGCTGACCAAGATCGCCGCCAACAAGGCTGGCATCACCGCGCTGGACGACGACCTCAACGGTCCGTCGGCTGTCGCGTTCGTGCACGGCGACTTCGTCGCCACTGCCAAGGCTCTTCGTGACTTCGCCAAGGCCAACCCGCTTCTCGTGATCAAGGCCGGCATCTTCGAGGGCAACGCGCTCTCCGCCGACGAGGTCAACAAGTACGCCTCCCTCGAGAGCCGTGAGGTTCTGCTGGCGAAGGCTGCGGGCATGATGAAGGCGACGATGGGCAAGGCTGCCGCCACCATCGACGCGCTTCGCGAAAAGCTGGAGACCGCCGAGGCCGCGTAA
- the rplL gene encoding 50S ribosomal protein L7/L12 gives MAKLTTEELLEQFAGLTLVELNDFVKAFEEKFEVTAAAPVAVAGAAGGAGAAEAEEEKDSFDVILEAAGDKKIQVIKTVRELTSLGLGEAKAVVDGAPKAVLEGANKETAEKAKAALEEAGATVTLK, from the coding sequence ATGGCTAAGCTCACCACTGAGGAGCTGCTCGAGCAGTTCGCCGGCCTGACCCTCGTCGAGCTCAACGACTTCGTCAAGGCGTTCGAGGAGAAGTTCGAGGTCACCGCTGCTGCTCCCGTCGCCGTCGCGGGTGCCGCGGGTGGCGCAGGCGCTGCTGAGGCTGAGGAAGAGAAGGACTCCTTCGACGTCATCCTCGAGGCCGCTGGCGACAAGAAGATCCAGGTCATCAAGACCGTCCGCGAGCTCACCTCGCTGGGCCTCGGCGAGGCCAAGGCTGTCGTCGACGGCGCTCCGAAGGCCGTCCTTGAGGGCGCCAACAAGGAGACCGCCGAGAAGGCCAAGGCTGCTCTGGAAGAGGCAGGCGCCACGGTTACCCTCAAGTAA